The following coding sequences lie in one Syngnathoides biaculeatus isolate LvHL_M chromosome 16, ASM1980259v1, whole genome shotgun sequence genomic window:
- the LOC133514260 gene encoding inward rectifier potassium channel 2-like, with translation MGSVRSHRYSIVSSEEDGMKLANVAVPNGYGNGDANKVEHRRQSRFVRKDGHCNVQFINMSEKGQRYLADIFTTCVDIRWRWMLLIFCLSFLLSWLFFGLVFWLVALSNGDLEAETQVCVSNVDSFTAAFLFSVETQTTIGYGYRYVTEDCPVAVFMVVFQSIVGCIIDAFIIGAVMAKMAKPKKRNETLVFSYYATVAVRDGKLCLMWRVGNLRKSHLVEAHVRAQLLKSRTTAEGEFIPLDQVDIDVGFDSGIDRIFLVSPITIVHEIDEDSPFYEMNKQELETSEFEIVVILEGMVEATAMTTQCRSSYVASEILWGHRFEPVLFEDKNYYKVDYSRFDNTYEVSGTPHCSARELAEKTSNASSPRNSFCYENEVALEKIEMEEELEEAEANGATTNAEDRPLEDSNSDAVSDFEQNRDSLHLESRSLTAESEL, from the coding sequence ATGGGGAGCGTGCGAAGCCACCGCTACAGCATCGTGTCCTCCGAGGAGGACGGCATGAAGCTGGCCAACGTGGCCGTGCCCAACGGCTACGGCAACGGCGACGCCAACAAGGTGGAGCACCGGCGCCAGAGTCGCTTCGTGCGCAAGGACGGCCACTGCAACGTGCAGTTTATCAACATGAGCGAGAAGGGCCAGCGCTACCTGGCGGATATCTTCACCACCTGCGTGGACATCCGCTGGCGTTGGATGCTGCTCATCTTCTGCCTTTCCTTCCTGCTCTCGTGGTTGTTCTTCGGTCTGGTCTTCTGGCTGGTGGCGCTCTCCAACGGCGACCTGGAGGccgagacgcaggtgtgcgtctCCAACGTGGACAGCTTCACGGCCGCCTTCTTGTTCTCCGTGGAGACCCAGACCACCATCGGCTACGGATACCGCTACGTGACGGAAGACTGCCCTGTCGCCGTCTTCATGGTTGTCTTCCAGAGCATCGTGGGATGCATCATCGACGCGTTCATCATCGGCGCGGTCATGGCCAAGATGGCCAAGCCCAAAAAACGGAACGAGACCTTGGTGTTCAGCTACTACGCCACGGTAGCCGTGAGGGACGGCAAACTGTGCCTTATGTGGCGCGTGGGGAACCTGAGAAAGAGCCACCTGGTGGAGGCCCACGTCAGGGCGCAGCTCCTCAAGTCCCGGACGACCGCAGAGGGCGAGTTCATCCCTCTGGACCAGGTGGATATCGACGTCGGCTTCGACAGCGGCATTGACAGAATCTTCCTGGTGTCTCCCATCACCATCGTCCACGAGATTGACGAGGACAGCCCCTTCTACGAGATGAACAAGCAGGAGCTGGAGACGTCGGAGTTTGAGATCGTGGTGATCCTGGAGGGCATGGTGGAGGCCACGGCCATGACCACGCAGTGCCGCAGCTCCTACGTCGCCAGCGAGATCCTGTGGGGCCACCGCTTCGAGCCGGTGCTTTTTGAAGACAAGAACTACTACAAGGTGGACTACTCGCGCTTCGACAACACGTACGAGGTCTCCGGCACGCCGCACTGCAGCGCCAGAGAGTTAGCCGAGAAAACGTCCAACGCCTCCAGCCCAAGAAACTCCTTTTGTTACGAGAACGAGGTGGCTCTGGAAAAGATTGAGATGGAGGAGGAACTGGAGGAAGCCGAAGCGAACGGCGCGACGACGAACGCGGAGGATCGTCCGCTCGAAGACAGCAACTCGGACGCGGTCTCGGACTTTGAACAAAATCGGGACTCTTTGCATTTAGAATCGAGATCTTTGACAGCCGAGTCGGAACTATAA
- the LOC133514651 gene encoding 5-hydroxytryptamine receptor 3A-like: MCQTIDHVTREKGAIGRIDPEATLTPTSGLDFFKSSPIRDEPVDREQATGTSSACIDGISGPNTGWRSAGWHELRSPVLNVTAGFLSGAGNATNNCTSRRCLANELVNKKLITQPQRDNCSEYIFVSSIEYQTIKVDTKNLRLGCRLRATIEWTDDDLYWDPSVYPFNEVILPVSKVWTPDIFVTNGISSSTQNSFRDLIVFSNGTLRHRVVMAAEVNCEFNLFNYPFAEDECPVAIQTWSTQGCGTTMEIGQVEVYDGSHGEWETLGAYLHSTDDRYYISVILKIRQQNPFITLLLPSILLILADMVSFALPLGCGERNSFKVTLVLSFTMFLLILNDHLPGDSECGPVIKNHFCVCLVMLVVSMLVSMVLTRVAKDGGLVFCCSSGRAATAHKPRGADREIKAGVSVIQLDNSEDGRMHQKLSDFLDAIKAKEAERERNEAFADKMDKAFFWFYFFLGTLYFCAMITVMVKYECNVNHLDFW, translated from the exons CAATCGATCACGTGACTCGAGAAAAGGGGGCAATTGGACGCATTGACCCGGAAGCGACCTTGACCCCAACTTCTGGACTCGACTTCTTCAA GTCGAGCCCGATACGTGACGAGCCAGTTGACCGGGAACAAGCCACGGGGACGTCATCGGCGTGCATCGACGGGATATCTGGGCCCAACACTGGCTGGCGTTCGGCGGGCTGGCACGAACTGAGGTCCCCGGTACTAAATGTGACTGCCGGCTTTTTATCAG GAGCTGGAAACGCTACGAACAACTGCACGAGTCGCCGATGTCTGGCCAACGAGCTCGTCAACAAAAAATTAATCACCCAGCCGCAGCGGGACAATTGCTCCGAGTACATCTTCGTGTCATCCATCGAGTATCAGACCATCAAAGTC GACACAAAGAATCTTCGTTTAGGTTGTCGTCTACGGGCCACAATT GAATGGACCGACGACGACTTGTACTGGGACCCGTCCGTTTACCCGTTTAACGAGGTGATTCTGCCCGTGAGCAAAGTCTGGACCCCGGACATATTTGTGACCAACGG cATATCGTCAAGCACGCAGAACAGCTTCCGTGACTTGATCGTGTTCAGCAACGGCACCTTGCGGCACAGAGTGGTGATGGCGGCCGAGGTCAACTGCGAGTTCAACCTCTTCAACTACCCGTTCGCCGAGGACGAATGTCCCGTGGCCATCCAGACCTGGTCCACGCAAG GATGTGGTACAACCATGGAAATCGGCCAAGTGGAGGTGTACGATGGGAGCCACGGCGAATGGGAGACTTTGGGCGCTTACCTCCACTCGACGGACGACAGATATTACATATCG GTGATACTGAAGATCCGTCAGCAGAACCCGTTCATCACGCTGCTGCTGCCCAGCATCCTGCTCATCCTGGCCGACATGGTGAGCTTCGCCCTGCCGCTGGGTTGCGGCGAGCGCAACTCCTTCAAGGTCACGCTGGTGCTCAGCTTCACGATGTTCCTGCTCATCCTCAACGACCACCTGCCCGGCGACAGCGAATGCGGCCCCGTCATAA AAAATCACTTCTGCGTGTGCCTGGTGATGCTGGTGGTGAGCATGCTGGTGTCGATGGTGCTGACGCGGGTGGCCAAGGACGGCGGCCTCGTCTTCTGCTGCTCTTCCGGACGGGCCGCAACCGCACACAAGCCGCGGGGAGCCGATCGGG AAATCAAAGCGGGCGTCAGCGTCATCCAGCTGGACAACTCCGAGGACGGTCGGATGCACCAGAAGCTGAGCGACTTCCTGGACGCCATCAAAGCCAAGGAAGCGGAGCGCGAGCGCAACGAGGCGTTCGCTGACAAGATGGACAAAGCCTTTTTCTGGTTCTATTTCTTTCTGGGCACGTTGTACTTTTGCGCTATGATCACGGTGATGGTGAAGTACGAATGCAACGTGAACCACTTGGATTTCTGGTGA
- the LOC133514261 gene encoding inward rectifier potassium channel 16-like, translating to MSSERRHEGNVDASFTTVHNVGGGHDESRRLCFMQKDGRFPVVFQKVPRDWSPYLLDIFTTLVEIRWRVMLLIFSLSYVVSWIFFGLCYWLSAYVHGDGDGEVAHPCVLNVHDFTSAFLFSMETQATIGYGFRGMTENCAAAVAVVTAQDVFSCLLDTVVIGIVIAKMASARKRAQTVGFSRLAVVHRRDGVLCLSWRLGDFRGNHILEGIARAQLVRYSKQSRGPVVIKYQDVDIQNPDLVLATPALVVHELQAGSPLYDIGPDQLQDEDFELVVSFTYTGDSTGMLHQTRTSYTPADIRWAQRFQEVLKVGKKHYKVDYSLFNETTWAATPMLSAEQYDRTQNGPGLLRSVPVKRGHRRAEEAVQQTHL from the coding sequence ATGAGCTCCGAGAGGCGCCACGAGGGTAACGTCGATGCGTCCTTCACCACCGTTCACAATGTGGGCGGCGGGCACGACGAGAGCCGGCGGCTTTGCTTCATGCAAAAGGACGGCAGGTTCCCCGTGGTGTTCCAGAAGGTCCCCAGGGACTGGAGTCCGTACCTGCTGGACATCTTCACCACTCTGGTGGAGATCCGCTGGCGGGTCATGCTTCTGATCTTCTCGCTGTCCTACGTGGTCTCCTGGATTTTCTTTGGCCTTTGTTACTGGCTCAGCGCCTACGTGCACGGAGATGGAGACGGAGAAGTCGCGCATCCCTGCGTGTTGAACGTTCACGACTTCACCTCGGCGTTTCTCTTTTCCATGGAGACCCAGGCGACCATCGGTTACGGCTTCAGGGGCATGACGGAGAACTGCGCGGCGGCCGTGGCGGTGGTGACCGCTCAGGATGTCTTCAGCTGCCTACTGGACACCGTCGTCATCGGCATCGTCATCGCTAAAATGGCGTCGGCGCGGAAGAGGGCTCAGACGGTGGGCTTCAGCAGACTTGCAGTGGTCCACCGGCGAGACGGCGTCCTGTGTCTGTCCTGGCGGCTCGGAGATTTCAGAGGGAATCACATCTTGGAGGGTATTGCCCGGGCGCAGCTTGTACGGTACTCCAAACAATCCCGAGGACCCGTGGTGATCAAGTACCAGGATGTGGACATTCAGAACCCGGATCTGGTCCTTGCCACGCCAGCCTTAGTCGTACACGAGCTGCAAGCGGGCAGCCCGCTCTACGATATAGGCCCCGACCAGCTTCAGGATGAGGACTTTGAGCTTGTGGTGTCCTTCACCTACACGGGCGACTCCACTGGGATGCTCCACCAGACGCGGACCTCCTACACGCCTGCGGATATCCGCTGGGCGCAACGATTTCAGGAAGTGCTCAAAGTGGGCAAGAAGCACTACAAGGTGGACTATTCCCTGTTTAACGAGACCACGTGGGCGGCGACGCCCATGTTGAGCGCGGAACAGTACGACCGGACACAGAATGGGCCTGGCCTTCTGCGCTCGGTCCCAGTGAAGCGAGGCCACCGCCGTGCGGAGGAGGCCGTGCAGCAAACCCATTTGTAG